The genomic stretch GGCAGTAGTAGATGTATGGGGTAGCGATCGCGTCGGAGTGAGAATCTCTCCTAGTGGCACATTCAACAGTATGTATGATTCCAATCGTGCCGCGATCTTTGGCTATGCTGTGAAGGAACTAAATCGCTTTAATCTTGCCTATTTGCATTTGGTCGCGCCCAGAGTCGAAGGATTTGGCTCGGCTGAAGATCAACCCGATCTCGGTGCAGATTTCTTCAGACCTATCTATAACGGCCCGATTATTACCGCAGGTGGTTATAGCTTTGAAACTGGTAATCAAGCGATCGCTTCAGGTTCGGCAGATCTCGTTGCCTTTGGTCGTCTCTACATCGCTAATCCCGATCTCGTAGAGCGTTTCGCTGCAAATGCACCTTTGAATAAGCCCGATCGCAACACCTTCTACGGTGGCGATGAAAAAGGCTATACCGACTATCCCACTTGGCAAGCTGCCTAAAAAAGCAGTGCTTTTTTTTGGCATTAATATACTTAGCACACCAAATCTTGCAAACCCCCTCTAACTCCCCCTTGAAAGGGGGAGAACTTAGACTTCCCCCCTTTCAAGGGGGGACTGAGGGGGGTAAAAATCTGTGCAGTGTGCCAAGTATATTAACGCCGAATTTTTTATGGATGAACCAACCATGCTCTTTGAATTGGATGCACGATCGCTTGCACTAATGGCGAAAGTCGAGCTATATCCTGCAAGCCCTGTTCCGTTTGAATGTTAATACCTTGGCGGTAAATGCTATAGCCCTTAGTCCGCGATACACGGATGCCACAATAGTATTTCGGATCGAGTCCCAGAGCTTGCAATTTTGCATACCAAATATCCAGTTGTTCCTGTTGCTGAATATCATCGAGGTGTGAGATTTCAGTAGCGTGGAATAGATCGCGATCTAGAAAGCGGCGGCATAAATCCGCGAGAATCGCATCCTCACTATCGCGCCAGCGATGGATGTGATAGGCAAAAACAATATCATCGGAGGCAAGATATTCCTCACAGGTAAGAGTTTGCGGATCTTGGTTGAGCCAAGCGGTAATGGTGCGATCGGCAAATATTTGATTTGGAGAAAGATTTGCAGAAATTAAGGCTTTGGCTCTATGAAAAATCTTTTCTAAAACAAATCTGGCGGCTAAGTTTTTCGCATGGTTATAAACCTGTAAATACATAAAGTAGCGCACCGTTAAATAATGCTCGATCGCCACGATTCCCTTGCGACCAATCACTAAACTTTGAGAAATTGGATCAAATCTTAGTGCTAATAAAATGCGATCTAAATCTAACTGTCCATACTTTGCCCCCGTGAAATAACTATCACGCTCTAAATAATCAAGGCGATCGCAATCAATTTGACTCGAAATTAATTGATAAATAAATGGGACTGGATATTTTTTCGTAAATACTTTTGCTAAATCATCTATTAAATTCGGAGAGAACCTGTCGAGAACCTCGGCAATTTTGCCAAACCTAATTAATCGCAAAGTCCAGATTTCATGGTTACTCCCAAAAACCTCTTCAGAGGCATGACTATAAGCCCCATGTCCGAGATCGTGCAGCAGGGCAGCTACTAAAACCACAGTGCGATGGATTTCCAGATAAGGATATTTGATCACGATCGCCTCAAAAGCACGACGAGTTAACGCCATGACTCCTAGGGAATGCGTAAACCTCGAACCCTCTGCCCCATGAAAGGTAAAGTAGGCAATATCTAATTGATGAATGCGTCTTAAGCGTTGAAACTCAGGTGTATCAATTAGTTGAATTAATAACGCCTCAGTGCGATCGCTACCATTCAGAGTAATCGCTCCATGAATTGGGTCATGATAAGTACGGGATTTGCCTGAGAGGATCATGCAGTTAGTTTTAGAGACTAACTAAATTATCCCGATGAATTACGGTTTCTTCACCATCAAATCCTAGTAATTTAGGAATATCTTCTGACTGCGAACCGAGAATACGCACAATATCATTACTGCTGTAATTAGAAATGCCCCTAGCAATTTCCTTACCATCGCGATCGCATAAACTCACCGATTCATTCACCTCAAATTTTCCTTCCACTTGGGTAATCCCCGCAGGCAAGAGCGATCGCCCTTTACTAATCACTGCATTGACTGCGCCATCATCCAAAAACAGCTTACCGACGGGAACCATACCATAGGCAATCCAACGTTTACGGGCATTTACAGTTTTGGGTTGAGCAGCAAATTGTGTACCAAAGTTCTCTCCCTTGAGAATTGCCGCAATGCGATCGGGAAAAGCACCTCTAGTAATTACTGTGCGAACTCCCGCTGCCGATGCAATTCTCGCCGCATCCAGTTTGGTTGTCATTCCGCCAGTTCCCCATTGTGTACCGCCCCCCTGTGCGCCCAAGGCTTGCTTCTCCCCGATCGCTTGACGGAGTCCCTGAAGCTGTTCATATTCCACAAACTCAATGGGCTGAGCATCGGGATTCTGGCGTGGATCATCGGAATAAAGGCGATCAACATCGGTTAAGAGAAATAACCAATCCGCTTCGATCAAACTAGCTACCAAAGCCGACAGCGTATCATTATCGCCAAATTTCAATTCATCGACAGCAACTGTATCATTCTCATTCACAATTGGCACAACTCCTAGTTCCAGCAGCTCATGGAATGTCGCGTGAACATTCATATAATGCTGACGTTGAATCAGATTGCCACGAGTTAAGAGAACCTGTGCAACGGGTTGTTGCAACGAGCCAAAGAAGTCATCATAAATTCTAATTAAGCGTCCTTGCCCAACGGCAGCCACTGCTTGCTTTTTAGAGATTTTGCGAGGACGTTGTTTCAATCCGAGTCTACCGCAGCCAATTCCCACTGCGCCCGACGATACCAAAACTACGCTATGCCCTTCTCGACGCAAATGAACGATCGCTTCTACTAACTTGGCGATCGTCGCTAGCTGAAGATCCCCTGATTCAGGATGACTGAGGCTAGATGTGCCAATTTTAATAACTATGATCTGCGGCTGCATTTGCTCTAAGGGTTGGTATAAAAAGTCACTAAGCGACTTTTTATACTATCACTTTAATACCCAACTGCTGCCAGATCAGGCTGAAAGCTACCCACTTTGAGACGATGGACTTCAGTTTCCATTGTGCCGTTAGGATAAAGGCGCAAATGACGGAATCCAGGAGGTTGACTATCAATTTGGAACTTGGGATTTTGGGGCTGAAACTGAATACAAGTTGAAGGTGTGACTAAACAGCGTACTGAATTATGGGGAGTTTCATAGATTTCATCAAACTCTTGATGGGCATGACCATTCAGGACAACTTCTACTTGTGGATGGCGATCGCAGATCGCCCAAAATTCATCTTGATTTTCTAGACAAATACCATCAATCCATTCTGAGCCAAGTGGTACAGCAGGATGATGAAAAGCAATTAAGGTAGGGCGATCGGGATAGGCATTCAGATTGTTTTCTAAATAGGATAATTCAGCACCTGAAAGATATCCGTGAACCGCGCCCTCAACTACGGAGCTAAGTAACAAAATTCTCCATTTACCAACATCAAGCGATCGGCTGAGATGAACATATTCGTTAGGTAAATATGTTTGCATAACAGGTAAGTCATCATGATTACCCGCTAAACAATAGGAGTGAATTCCAAAGTTATTAAGGGACTGGCTCAACCGCTCATAGGAAGCAATACTACCATCTTGAGTTAAGTCCCCTGTCAGCATGAGTAAATCAATCTGTGGCAAGGTTCTTTTTATTTTCATCAGAACTTCTTGAAAAGAGAATTCCGTTGGAATGCCCACCAAAGAGCGCTCAATATCTGCAAATAGATGGATATCAGTTAATTGTGCAATGGAAACGAAACTACCGTAATTGATGATGCCTTTCATACTACCTATGCCTGTATAAATAAGCTTTAAGTAGCAACTATCTATTTCTATGATGTTTACTTTTCTTGTGCCGTAGAAAAGCAGTAACTATTCAGCCCATTGAATAGTTAGCTAGATGTTCACTCTATGATGATTTTGATAAATATTTTGAGAAATATTGTCAAAAAGCTTATATCTATTTATTAACTTATGATAGCCGTAACCAAGACGATGTGATTTGCATCACAGCAGATCTATACCGCCATCGCAAAATTGTTAAGAATCAGCATATATAGCAATGAAAGAGATAGCTAGGACAAATCAAAACCCAAATAAACAAAGACGGCGCGAAGCGCCGTCTTTGTTTATTTGGGTTTTATGTCCTAAGCAAAACTTTCACTGCTATAGCAGTCCTAAATCATTTGTAGATTTTTAGGTTTGTGGAAGCGCACCCCTTCGGGGTGCGCTTCCACAAACCATTTAGGATTGCTATTTTTGATGGCGCTTACTAAGTAGCTGAGCATAATCAAAAAACAGTCTAAAAACCTGTGGCGTAGGCTATGCGTGCACCACAGGTTTTTGATTATCCTTGACTACTTAAAAAGGCATCAATTTTACTAGCTTCTTGTAGACCCCGTTTAATGCAATCACCAAGCGAAACACCACCAATAAAATTCGCGCTGACATACAGACCCTGTGACTTTTGCAATTCAGCTTCTATCGTCGCTAGACGCTCTAAATGTCCAATCTCATACTGAGGAATTGCCTTGTCCCACACATGCACTGCGATCGCCTTGGGTTCGGCTTTCGTATCAGGACGCAAAATTGTTTTCTTGAGATCTTGATGCACCGCTTGAACAATCTCAGCTTCTGAAAGTTTTGCCAGAGCAGGATCGAGTGTGCCACCAATAAAGTTAAGTAATAGTTGCCAACCTTCAGGGGCGCGTCCTGCAAACAAACTCGATGACCAAATTGTACCAAGGGTTCTTACGCCTTGCGTGCGCGGAATAAGATTGCCAAATCCCTTCATGTCATAGGCAAATTCGCTTTTGGGATAGGCAAGTACGACACAGGCAACGGTCGGATAGAAAATATCGCTCAGAGCTTGGCTCGCCGCAGGTAAATAGTCCTGCAATAACTTAGCGCTGACATAGGCAGGAGTGGTCAGAACTACCGATCGCGAAGTGATGGTTTCTGCACCCGTAGGTGTATCAAACTGAGAAATATAGATTTCGCCTTGCTTTTCTAGCGATCGCAAAGTCCATTGTTGTTTGACAGCCGTACCTTGATCTCTAAGTTTGGTAGCGATCGCTTCGGGCAGCATTTTAATACCTTGGCGAAAAGAACCTAGTTCGCCAGCCTTCACCTTGGGAATATTGGGATCGTTCAGCTTTTGGGCTTTGCGTTCTTTTGCGGTCAGGATTGCCCCTGCGAGCAAACCACCATAGCCATTTTCTAGGCGGAAAATTTTAGAAAATGCAGCTCTAGCACTGAGTCGTTTAGGATCACCCGCATAGACTCCAGAGATAAAAGGTGCAACTAATCGCTCTACGGCTTGCTTACCGAGTAGGCGCGAAAAGAATTGATCAACGGATTCTTCGCCACTCATCGCAGGACGCGCAAAACCTAATGCACCTAGGGCTAGACGGATTTTGCCGCCCCAAGTCAAGATTTTGGAGGCGATCGCTGTGGGAGGACTCATCGGCAGCGCATTTAACTTGCCATTAAGAAATACAAATCGCGGTAATTTACCATCAGCAAGTACTAACTCATCCTTGAGACCCACCTGTACGGCTAGACGTAATAACTCTGGTGCTGGCTGAAAACTATTGGGTCCCTCTTCCCAGAGATAGCCTTCATCATTACGATTACTGGTAATTGCACCACCCACACGATCCTGAGCTTCTGCCACTAATACATGGTAATTTTTGGCGATTGCTAATTCATGGGCGATCGCTAAACCAGAAATTCCTGCCCCAACGACAAGAACATCTAGAGGTTGATTGATATTGGTGGCAGAATTGGCGATCATAACGGTTGAAGATTGAGTATCGTTTTGCTCTTCAGTCTAATACAAGAGGATGTTTCTAAATCTCTGGTGATCACTGACTGAGGTAGTACTGATCATATAAATCATTCAAGTGGTAATGAATAAAAACCTTAATATAATGAGGTTTACCATCATATTTGGCAGGAAAGTAGATCTGTTCAGGGTCTGGCAAAGCTTTAGATAAGTTCTCAAGCCGTCCTTCATAAATCTTATGGGGTTCTTGCTCTAAATAAAAAAGCGTACTGCCTACAGAAGATAGTTGCCAACCCTTTAAATGCTGTTTCCCTTCCATAGGAATGCCATTACGAAAATATTGGTAGACCTCTCCTGAAACCAACTTTTCACCATAATTAAGTTCACCATCTAAATGAAACCTTTCGTGAATAATTAGCGGTTTATCGCTAGAGTTAATGATAAACCAGCGAACATCATCCAACTTCTCATACTTTTGTATAGTGACTCCTTCGGGTAAAGAATCAACATCAATTGCAAGAGAGTACCCATATCTAGAAGGTGGCGGAATTGGGCGATCGCACATAGGTTTAAGCCATGCTTACTAGAGTGAGTGCTGAAATAAAGCGTTGAGATACACTTTGGCGGTGCTGCGATAGCTATGGGATGCACCACCAAGGCGATCGCTGCCACCATTTTGTAATAGGAACAAAGATAAAGCTGCGGCAAATACGCGATCCTGATCCCAATCGGGGTGGGACTCTAGATAATTCTTGAGGGTTTCGTGCAATTCTTCAGGAATTTCGGCAAGGATGCTGACGGTCGTACTCATGCTGAAACCTCAACTTTTAAACAAGTTTTGTAGGAATGTCGCAACCATTTTCAGAGGTCGGGACTTAATTGTGCGTTCAACTAGCAGTTCTTGTCAACGTAACGAAAAGATTAATGTAAAGGATAAATACATGAACAGCACTTGACAGAATCAGCATTATCATTGTTTTTCTTTTACATATCTTCATAAACTATCAGCTTCGAAAAGTTTTCCCAAGTGTGACACTCTCCTCATTAATGAATCCTTAACCAGTAAGGCTGAAGCATGTTGATTTCTAAAACAACCTGTGGAAAACTCCTATTAATCTGTGGAAAAAGTCCCAATATCTGTGGAAAACTCTGTGGAAAACTTTTGATTTACCAACTTTAAAATTATTTATTTTTAATATTTCTGACATCTCCACTAAAAAATAAAAGAGGGGCTTTGCCCCTCTTTTACTATTGCAGCCAATTTTCAGGAACAACGATTAGGGTTGTGCCTTGTCGTCTTAAAACAATTACTTTCTGCTGAGCGGCGATCGCAATTTTGGGATCATCACACCTTGCTTTCCACGAGACTCCCTCATGCTGTACTCTGCCTGTCTGTCCTGCGGGAATTTCGGTCAGCGTAATCCCTTCACTCGATTCCTTAAGCTGATGGGAATCTCTAGGAATAAAGCGGCGCGATAGCACTACCAATATTCCTGAAGTTAGCATCCAAGCTACTATTTGCAAGGCAGGAATGGGCAGGATCAGTGTGATCGCAGCCACCAAAATTGCCGCTAGTCCCATTGCACCCGCAATCAACAATGTCGGTAATGGTACTAATAACTCAATTACCCAAAGTGCGATACCAATAATTAGCCAAACTTGACTAGGTGTAAAGTTCATTGATCACTTGAGCTAGCAGAATTAGAAGTTCCTGTAACTGAGTTTGTTGTCGATTTGCTAATGGTCGTACTTGGTGTAGGACTATTAATTTTTACTTTTTCGGCATCAAGAGACTTTTCACGTTTGGGTTGATCGTCCGTTGCAGGCTTAATCACCTTGTTCCGCGCAACTTCGACAGTAGTCGGTAATTTAGGGAGATCGCTAGCGGTTTCACTAGATTGCGATTTGTTTGCCGTGGGCAAATTATCCAAATTCGGTGCGGTGGAGAGCAATCCCCCCAAACCATTAATCAAATTGCGAATATTACTACGGAGTTTAGGATCGCCCGTTAGTTCATCGAGATCCGCCGTAATTTTCTTGGCATTAGCAAAGGTAGCTCGCGCCGAATCCAGTGTTTCCCGTAGGGAAGCAATCGTGGCGGGATCATTTAACTCCCCAGTCACCTTGCGCAGGTTTGCCGAAGTCTCAGCCGCATTTTCTGCGAGTTTCTGCAAATTTGCGATCAGTTTGCCATCGTTTAACAGGGGTTTGGCACTAGCTAGTAGCGATCGCGCTTCTCTCGATGTAGCCGCAATCCCATCTAAGGTTTGGGCAAGTTTCTCGCGATTGACCTCAATCAAATCTTGAGCGCTATTTGCCACATTGCCTACCTTCGTCGCTGCCCCACTAATCGCATCAGCCGTATCCCCAAACTTGGCAATCTGACTTTCAAATGTGCCGACTACCCGATTAGCAGAATCAGTTAATTTCTGGATGCTTTTTGCAGTCGCTTTGGCGGAGACTAAAGTGTCATTGAGATTATCAATCAAGCTCTGATCATTAATCTTGCGGAGAGTCACACTCATGTCTTTCAGCAAAACGGTAAAGCTCACACCCCTTGAGCCTTCAATTTGTCCACCTTGGCAAACAATTAAATCATTGTTGCAATCTTTGGCAAGAGGATTGAGATTAGGATCGATCGCTACCTTATCCTTAGGCGGAAAAATATCAATATTGGTATTGCCCAAAAAGCCACTTTGATTAGTTTCGGCAATTGATTGTTTGGGAATCAGTAGTTTTGGGTTTTCAATCCCCACCTGCACATCAACCCCCTCAGCTTGAGCCGTTAGCGCCGTAACTCGTCCTACTTCTACGCCACGAAACCTCACCACTGAGCCAGTATTCAACCCACTAGCATCAGGTAATTTAATCGTAAATGTAAACTTAGAACCATTTAGTTGCAGCCCGCGCAACCAGAGCAATGCGCCCCCAAAGGCAACTACTCCACCGATGATAAATAAGCCAAGCGCACCGTCGCGTAAAGTTTTTCGCTGCACGAGCCTCATACCTCCTTTGTCAAAAGTTGAATTGGACCTTCAGTACTGCCACTAAAAAATTGCCTGACATACAGATTGTCTGTCGTATCAATTGTACTCACGTTTCCTGCATAGCGCACCGATCCGCGATACAAAACCATCAAGCGATCAGCTGTACGACGGATCGTACTATCTTGATGTGTCACCACGATGTAACTATCACAAACCTGCTGCTCCCTCAGAGATCGCATCAAGTCTTCGATAATCGTCGAAGCGACAGGATCAAGCCCTGCGGTCGGTTCATCATAGAGCAGTACTTTTTTCGCTTGATTCTTGGCAGTGGGATCATCCATAATCGCACGGGCAAAACTCACCCGTTTTCGCATCCCTCCCGATAGTTGGCTCGGATAGCGATCGCTAATATTTTCTAGTCCCACCAAAGCTAATTTTTGTTCAACCAGTCGATAAATTTCATGGCGGGATAATCGCGAATGCTCAAACAGTGAAAAGCCGACATTTTCAGCAACTGTCAGCGAGTCAAATAACGCCGCATTCTGAAATACCATGCCAATATTGAGACCATAGCCGCCTTCTTGAATATCTTCTTCAGACTCAACAAGGTTGCCATTGATATAAACTTCGCCAGCATCGGCAGCCAGCAATCCACAAATCACCCGCAAAATCGTTGATTTACCCGTACCAGAGGGACCAATAATGGCGATCGCTTCTCCAGAATGGACAGTTAGATCAACACCATTCAGTACAGCGTTCTCCCCAAAGGCTTTATGGATTCCACGCAGTTCTAGCAAAGGCGTAACCACATTGCTACTATTTTTGGTCAGAGATCTCACTGGCTCCATTGGTATTTATTTCTGCTTAAGAAACATAGCTCTACAAAAAACTAACATTTTTTCAGAAACATTTCCTAAAAAAGCCAAAAAGAAAAGGACGCTTTGCGTCCTTTTCTTTGTTTAAGCAAGACGACAATGTTTTTTAGCGCGGCTTTGCCGTAACACAAACCATTGTCTCCTTAATCAAATTGCAAAATTCTAACCAAATCTACCGCTAATGTACTCTTCGGTAGCAACTTGCTTGGGACTACTAAAAATTATGGAAGTGCGATCCATTTCCACTAGCTTACCTGTGCGCTTACCATGTTCATTAATTTCTGTGTTAAAGAACGCGGTCATATCTGCCGATCGCGATGCTTGCTGCATATTGTGAGTCACAATCACCAGCGTAAACTTTTGCTTGAGTTCCTGCATCAATTCTTCGATCCGCAAAGTGGAAATCGGGTCAAGCGCCGAACAAGGCTCATCCATCAAGATCACCTGTGGTTCCACAGCGATCGCTCTAGCAATGCATAAACGTTGCTGCTGACCACCAGAAAGCGCTAAACCACTTTCCTTGAGCTTGTCCTTGACTTCATCCCAAATGGCGGCTGAGCGCAGTGACTTCTCAACCAAGTCATCCATATCAGTTTTAGAACCCTTAAATCCATTGATTCTGGGACCAAAGGCAATATTTTCGTAAATTGATTTTGGGAAAGGATTAGGACGCTGAAACACCATCCCAATATGACGACGCACCGCAACGGGATCGATTTTAGGATCGTAAAGATTATGCCCATTAAAGGTAATTTTCCCTCTAACTTTTGCCCCTTCAATTAGATCGTTTAGACGATTAAAGCATCTCAGAATCGTACTTTTTCCACATCCTGAAGGTCCGATAAATGCTGTAATTTGATTTTTGAAAATATCTAAGTTAACACCTGCAACTGCGGGTGAGTTAGAGCTATAAAAAACGTTAACATCTTCAACTTTTAAAACTGACTGATTGTCGGAAACGCTGCTACTTAAGTTCATTGTAAAAAACCAAATTCGTTAGATTTATCTCTCGTCCAATATTCTGGGTAATGCTTATTTTTGAGTTTGAAATTTGCCATAGGTAAATTTCAAACTAATGCCCCATAATCTGAATTACTTTGTTCGACTGCGTAGAAAGATCGCAACCAAATTCATACCTAAAACTAATAGCAAAAGCACGACGATACCTGCTGAAGCTAGTACCTGAAAGTCTGCCTTAGGATCACCAACCCATTCATAGATTTGGTAAGGCAGTACTGAAAAGAAGTTGTCGTTTGACCATAATGTATCGGTAAATACATCCCCTATCTTACCACTGAATAAAGCCCCAAAATTGATGGGAGAAGCCTTAGGATCGAAGAGAACCGTACCTGCACCAAGCACAACTATCGGCGCAGTTTCACCAATCCCTCTAGAGGTAGAGATAATTACCGCCGTTAAAATTCCAGGTAATGCCGAAGGTAAAACATGATGGCGGATCGTTTGCCACTTAGTCGCACCAACTCCATAGGAGGCTTGTCTGATTGATTGGGGAACAGCACGGATTGCCTCTCTGGAAATCACAATTACTGGCGGTAAAATCAGTAAAGTAATTGTTAAAATCCCTGTCACTAAGACTGCCCTTCCACTGTACATGCCACGTACAAATAGCCCTAAGCCCAATAGTCCATAAATAATTGACGGAATACCAGCTAAGTTGTAAATATTTAGCTCAATGATCTCCGTAAACCAGTTTTTCTTAGCATACTCTTCTAAGTAAATGGCGGAGCAAACTCCCAAGGGAATTACTAAGAGCAGAACATAGAGCAACATCCAAATCGATCCGAGAATTGCCGCTCTATATCCAGATTCTAAAGGACGGCGCGATGGATATAGGTTAAATAGATCCCAGTTCAAGCGGCTAGAACCATCACTAACCACCTTGTA from Pseudanabaena sp. Chao 1811 encodes the following:
- a CDS encoding HD domain-containing protein → MILSGKSRTYHDPIHGAITLNGSDRTEALLIQLIDTPEFQRLRRIHQLDIAYFTFHGAEGSRFTHSLGVMALTRRAFEAIVIKYPYLEIHRTVVLVAALLHDLGHGAYSHASEEVFGSNHEIWTLRLIRFGKIAEVLDRFSPNLIDDLAKVFTKKYPVPFIYQLISSQIDCDRLDYLERDSYFTGAKYGQLDLDRILLALRFDPISQSLVIGRKGIVAIEHYLTVRYFMYLQVYNHAKNLAARFVLEKIFHRAKALISANLSPNQIFADRTITAWLNQDPQTLTCEEYLASDDIVFAYHIHRWRDSEDAILADLCRRFLDRDLFHATEISHLDDIQQQEQLDIWYAKLQALGLDPKYYCGIRVSRTKGYSIYRQGINIQTEQGLQDIARLSPLVQAIVHPIQRAWLVHP
- the proB gene encoding glutamate 5-kinase → MQPQIIVIKIGTSSLSHPESGDLQLATIAKLVEAIVHLRREGHSVVLVSSGAVGIGCGRLGLKQRPRKISKKQAVAAVGQGRLIRIYDDFFGSLQQPVAQVLLTRGNLIQRQHYMNVHATFHELLELGVVPIVNENDTVAVDELKFGDNDTLSALVASLIEADWLFLLTDVDRLYSDDPRQNPDAQPIEFVEYEQLQGLRQAIGEKQALGAQGGGTQWGTGGMTTKLDAARIASAAGVRTVITRGAFPDRIAAILKGENFGTQFAAQPKTVNARKRWIAYGMVPVGKLFLDDGAVNAVISKGRSLLPAGITQVEGKFEVNESVSLCDRDGKEIARGISNYSSNDIVRILGSQSEDIPKLLGFDGEETVIHRDNLVSL
- the cpdA gene encoding 3',5'-cyclic-AMP phosphodiesterase, producing the protein MKGIINYGSFVSIAQLTDIHLFADIERSLVGIPTEFSFQEVLMKIKRTLPQIDLLMLTGDLTQDGSIASYERLSQSLNNFGIHSYCLAGNHDDLPVMQTYLPNEYVHLSRSLDVGKWRILLLSSVVEGAVHGYLSGAELSYLENNLNAYPDRPTLIAFHHPAVPLGSEWIDGICLENQDEFWAICDRHPQVEVVLNGHAHQEFDEIYETPHNSVRCLVTPSTCIQFQPQNPKFQIDSQPPGFRHLRLYPNGTMETEVHRLKVGSFQPDLAAVGY
- the hemG gene encoding protoporphyrinogen oxidase — encoded protein: MIANSATNINQPLDVLVVGAGISGLAIAHELAIAKNYHVLVAEAQDRVGGAITSNRNDEGYLWEEGPNSFQPAPELLRLAVQVGLKDELVLADGKLPRFVFLNGKLNALPMSPPTAIASKILTWGGKIRLALGALGFARPAMSGEESVDQFFSRLLGKQAVERLVAPFISGVYAGDPKRLSARAAFSKIFRLENGYGGLLAGAILTAKERKAQKLNDPNIPKVKAGELGSFRQGIKMLPEAIATKLRDQGTAVKQQWTLRSLEKQGEIYISQFDTPTGAETITSRSVVLTTPAYVSAKLLQDYLPAASQALSDIFYPTVACVVLAYPKSEFAYDMKGFGNLIPRTQGVRTLGTIWSSSLFAGRAPEGWQLLLNFIGGTLDPALAKLSEAEIVQAVHQDLKKTILRPDTKAEPKAIAVHVWDKAIPQYEIGHLERLATIEAELQKSQGLYVSANFIGGVSLGDCIKRGLQEASKIDAFLSSQG
- a CDS encoding DUF2811 domain-containing protein, whose product is MSTTVSILAEIPEELHETLKNYLESHPDWDQDRVFAAALSLFLLQNGGSDRLGGASHSYRSTAKVYLNALFQHSL
- a CDS encoding NfeD family protein → MNFTPSQVWLIIGIALWVIELLVPLPTLLIAGAMGLAAILVAAITLILPIPALQIVAWMLTSGILVVLSRRFIPRDSHQLKESSEGITLTEIPAGQTGRVQHEGVSWKARCDDPKIAIAAQQKVIVLRRQGTTLIVVPENWLQ
- a CDS encoding MlaD family protein; this translates as MQRKTLRDGALGLFIIGGVVAFGGALLWLRGLQLNGSKFTFTIKLPDASGLNTGSVVRFRGVEVGRVTALTAQAEGVDVQVGIENPKLLIPKQSIAETNQSGFLGNTNIDIFPPKDKVAIDPNLNPLAKDCNNDLIVCQGGQIEGSRGVSFTVLLKDMSVTLRKINDQSLIDNLNDTLVSAKATAKSIQKLTDSANRVVGTFESQIAKFGDTADAISGAATKVGNVANSAQDLIEVNREKLAQTLDGIAATSREARSLLASAKPLLNDGKLIANLQKLAENAAETSANLRKVTGELNDPATIASLRETLDSARATFANAKKITADLDELTGDPKLRSNIRNLINGLGGLLSTAPNLDNLPTANKSQSSETASDLPKLPTTVEVARNKVIKPATDDQPKREKSLDAEKVKINSPTPSTTISKSTTNSVTGTSNSASSSDQ
- a CDS encoding ABC transporter ATP-binding protein: MEPVRSLTKNSSNVVTPLLELRGIHKAFGENAVLNGVDLTVHSGEAIAIIGPSGTGKSTILRVICGLLAADAGEVYINGNLVESEEDIQEGGYGLNIGMVFQNAALFDSLTVAENVGFSLFEHSRLSRHEIYRLVEQKLALVGLENISDRYPSQLSGGMRKRVSFARAIMDDPTAKNQAKKVLLYDEPTAGLDPVASTIIEDLMRSLREQQVCDSYIVVTHQDSTIRRTADRLMVLYRGSVRYAGNVSTIDTTDNLYVRQFFSGSTEGPIQLLTKEV
- the pstB gene encoding phosphate ABC transporter ATP-binding protein PstB translates to MNLSSSVSDNQSVLKVEDVNVFYSSNSPAVAGVNLDIFKNQITAFIGPSGCGKSTILRCFNRLNDLIEGAKVRGKITFNGHNLYDPKIDPVAVRRHIGMVFQRPNPFPKSIYENIAFGPRINGFKGSKTDMDDLVEKSLRSAAIWDEVKDKLKESGLALSGGQQQRLCIARAIAVEPQVILMDEPCSALDPISTLRIEELMQELKQKFTLVIVTHNMQQASRSADMTAFFNTEINEHGKRTGKLVEMDRTSIIFSSPKQVATEEYISGRFG
- the pstA gene encoding phosphate ABC transporter permease PstA, whose product is MSKGFDTFDPLENAIDGQSSESKFEPKLASRQLWGKVFAAFCIFATSLGLIVLAFLLYKVVSDGSSRLNWDLFNLYPSRRPLESGYRAAILGSIWMLLYVLLLVIPLGVCSAIYLEEYAKKNWFTEIIELNIYNLAGIPSIIYGLLGLGLFVRGMYSGRAVLVTGILTITLLILPPVIVISREAIRAVPQSIRQASYGVGATKWQTIRHHVLPSALPGILTAVIISTSRGIGETAPIVVLGAGTVLFDPKASPINFGALFSGKIGDVFTDTLWSNDNFFSVLPYQIYEWVGDPKADFQVLASAGIVVLLLLVLGMNLVAIFLRSRTK